A window of Polaribacter litorisediminis contains these coding sequences:
- a CDS encoding glycosyltransferase family 2 protein, which translates to MQLSIIIVNYNGKHYLKDCLESIYVHCSSFSYEIIMVDNNSTDGSQEYITLNYPEIKLFQEKQNLGFGKANNLGVQYSNGNNILLLNNDTILLHDIYPVLKEVKKEEIGVVGIYMFNADRQYTSSVGKFPKPLDLIRLSNLNEKREEFITGKFDKNSYEVDWVSGSFMMIKRKDWNLIGGFDEDFFMYVEDVDLCKRIHNLGKKIIFLSKISYVHFIGFNTSREIKLITGYKLFSAKHFNLVSSILAEICLKINYVYKKRFKNIR; encoded by the coding sequence ATGCAACTTTCAATTATTATTGTAAATTATAACGGCAAACATTATTTAAAGGATTGTTTAGAATCAATCTATGTTCATTGTTCTTCATTTTCTTATGAAATTATTATGGTTGATAACAATTCTACCGATGGAAGTCAAGAATATATTACCTTAAATTATCCTGAAATAAAATTATTTCAAGAAAAGCAGAATTTAGGATTTGGAAAAGCGAATAACCTTGGTGTTCAGTATTCTAACGGAAATAATATTCTCTTATTAAATAATGATACGATTCTTTTACATGATATTTATCCAGTTCTTAAGGAGGTTAAAAAGGAAGAAATTGGGGTTGTCGGAATTTATATGTTCAATGCAGATAGGCAGTATACATCTTCTGTGGGTAAATTCCCAAAACCTTTAGATTTGATAAGGTTATCAAATTTAAATGAAAAAAGAGAGGAATTTATAACGGGTAAATTTGATAAAAATAGCTACGAAGTTGATTGGGTTTCTGGATCTTTTATGATGATAAAAAGAAAAGATTGGAATTTAATTGGAGGTTTTGATGAAGATTTTTTTATGTACGTAGAAGATGTGGATTTATGCAAAAGAATTCATAATCTGGGGAAAAAAATTATTTTTTTATCAAAGATCTCTTATGTTCATTTTATCGGATTTAATACATCAAGGGAAATAAAACTCATTACAGGATATAAATTATTTAGTGCGAAGCATTTTAATTTAGTAAGTAGTATTTTAGCCGAAATTTGTTTGAAAATTAATTATGTCTACAAAAAAAGGTTTAAAAATATTCGTTGA
- a CDS encoding glycosyltransferase family 4 protein: MSTKKGLKIFVDGYLLNKEHQGTKTYIRELYLEFAAQNPDILIVFGCFKDPSIEKEFSEFKNIRFIYFQQSSRVLRMFFEIPKIIKEQQFDFAHFQYVIPFLKSKSCKYIVTIHDVLFNDFKAYFSYQYRLKRNFLFKYSAKKSDFLLTVSNYSKERIKEYYKLRNKKILITPNGVNKSFFLSYSKKDAINYIQNKFGIKDYILYVSRIEPRKNQQGLLKAFFDLEETNTQIVFIGVKSLNNKELISLIASLSAAQKKRVHILKNISDSDLLLFYQAAKVFAYPTFAEGFGIPPLEAAALRIPVLCSNRTAMKDFDFFSPYFIDFNDLDATTKSLSKILKTQNPVHLNKIQTLIKDTYNWEVSSKVLTSIIKKKT, encoded by the coding sequence ATGTCTACAAAAAAAGGTTTAAAAATATTCGTTGATGGTTACTTATTAAATAAAGAACATCAAGGGACAAAGACCTATATTAGAGAACTATATTTGGAGTTTGCTGCACAGAATCCAGATATTTTAATTGTTTTTGGATGTTTTAAAGATCCAAGTATTGAAAAAGAATTTTCTGAATTTAAAAACATTCGATTTATCTATTTTCAGCAGTCTAGTAGGGTTTTAAGAATGTTTTTTGAAATACCAAAGATTATTAAGGAACAACAGTTCGATTTTGCTCATTTTCAATATGTAATTCCTTTTTTAAAAAGTAAATCTTGTAAATATATCGTTACAATTCATGATGTTTTATTTAATGATTTTAAAGCGTATTTTTCGTATCAATATCGATTAAAAAGAAACTTTTTATTTAAGTATAGTGCCAAAAAATCAGATTTTTTATTAACGGTCTCTAACTATTCAAAAGAAAGGATAAAAGAATATTATAAACTTCGAAACAAAAAAATTTTAATAACACCTAATGGTGTAAATAAAAGTTTTTTTCTATCCTATAGCAAGAAAGATGCGATAAATTATATTCAAAATAAATTCGGAATTAAAGACTATATTCTTTATGTAAGTAGAATAGAGCCTAGAAAAAATCAACAAGGTTTATTAAAAGCTTTTTTTGATTTAGAAGAAACGAATACCCAAATAGTATTTATTGGTGTAAAGTCCTTGAATAATAAAGAGCTTATCAGTTTAATTGCAAGTTTAAGTGCAGCGCAGAAAAAGAGGGTACACATCTTAAAAAATATTTCAGACAGTGATTTGTTATTGTTTTATCAAGCGGCAAAAGTTTTTGCGTATCCAACTTTTGCAGAGGGTTTTGGAATTCCGCCTTTAGAAGCAGCTGCTTTAAGAATACCAGTACTTTGTTCTAATAGAACAGCCATGAAAGATTTTGATTTCTTTAGTCCGTATTTTATAGATTTTAATGATTTAGATGCAACAACAAAAAGTTTAAGTAAAATTCTTAAAACTCAAAACCCAGTTCATTTAAATAAAATTCAAACTTTGATAAAAGATACTTATAACTGGGAGGTATCATCTAAAGTTTTAACTTCAATTATAAAAAAGAAAACTTAA
- a CDS encoding polysaccharide pyruvyl transferase family protein yields the protein MYQNILLLGASLESDNKGVNALGIGAITLLKNNFPNAKINLLCIGEAESKIFSLNVNDAKINVPVNYFSKKEVLKGLFEAYLHIIFAIKPTSKVTSFIGTHDIVFDINEGDSFSDLYGLKRILRHFSDSKLILLLGKPLVFLPQTIGPFGSKVGKFLGGHILKRLNKLYVRDTKAYDFIDSLNVKKELSIDMAVYVNKVSVGMQVQNNTIGININGLMYLNNYENLKGQYESYPTLISDLIDRLITEGFKVLLIPHVYNQKDPKSEDDLVAIKSIIKKKNALKESLSYVDKDHDAQELKAIISGTDFFIGSRMHSCIAGLSTSVPTIGLAYSYKFEGTFSMFNQQDHVINISDLKTEGISKVIENIMQKVHVRSETKDLLIASNQRKLLKIELS from the coding sequence ATGTATCAGAATATTCTACTTCTAGGCGCTTCATTAGAGAGTGATAATAAGGGTGTTAATGCTTTGGGAATAGGGGCAATAACATTATTGAAAAATAATTTTCCTAACGCAAAGATTAATTTACTTTGTATTGGGGAAGCAGAAAGTAAAATATTCTCATTAAATGTAAACGATGCAAAGATAAATGTACCCGTAAATTATTTTTCAAAAAAAGAAGTTTTAAAGGGACTTTTTGAGGCTTATCTACACATTATTTTTGCAATTAAACCAACTTCGAAAGTTACCTCTTTTATTGGTACACATGATATCGTGTTTGACATTAACGAGGGTGATAGTTTTAGTGATTTATATGGATTAAAAAGAATTTTAAGACATTTTTCAGATTCTAAATTGATCTTGCTTTTAGGTAAACCATTAGTTTTTTTACCACAAACAATTGGGCCGTTTGGCTCTAAAGTTGGTAAATTTCTGGGAGGACATATTCTTAAAAGATTGAATAAATTATATGTTCGAGACACCAAAGCCTATGATTTTATAGATAGTTTAAACGTTAAAAAGGAACTCTCAATTGATATGGCAGTTTATGTTAACAAGGTTTCAGTGGGTATGCAAGTTCAAAATAATACTATCGGAATAAATATAAATGGTTTAATGTATTTAAATAATTATGAAAATTTAAAAGGTCAGTATGAAAGTTATCCTACATTAATATCTGATTTAATCGATAGATTAATTACTGAGGGTTTTAAAGTGCTACTAATACCCCATGTATACAATCAAAAAGATCCCAAAAGTGAGGATGATCTCGTAGCAATTAAAAGCATTATCAAAAAGAAAAACGCTTTAAAAGAGTCTCTTTCATATGTTGATAAAGATCATGATGCGCAAGAATTAAAAGCAATTATATCAGGAACAGATTTTTTTATTGGGTCTAGAATGCATTCCTGTATTGCGGGTTTATCTACCTCTGTGCCTACAATAGGGTTGGCTTATAGCTATAAATTTGAAGGTACTTTTAGCATGTTTAATCAACAAGATCATGTAATAAATATAAGTGATTTAAAAACTGAAGGTATTAGCAAGGTCATTGAAAATATTATGCAAAAAGTACATGTAAGAAGTGAAACTAAAGATCTTTTGATTGCTAGTAATCAAAGAAAATTACTAAAAATTGAATTAAGTTAG
- a CDS encoding Coenzyme F420 hydrogenase/dehydrogenase, beta subunit C-terminal domain, with protein sequence MLKDVVIKNDLCTGCGLCEAVFGKENIKIKFNEEGFLRPSGSYKLNSDEEDLFEKICPGINTKHNESIKDKGYDSFLGPYISIHSGYATDAQQRFSGSSGGGLTALASYLLDSSKVDCVLHMGFNESKPYLNEFKVSRTASEVLNNSGSRYAPSATLIDLVGIVKKYQKIAIIGKPCDIVGVRNYMKNNELAKSNIKYLLSFMCAGVPSQKGTQKLIQGFNLKEENISELRYRGDGWPGYFKVKDKQGKVQKMTYNDSWGNVLNRYLQFRCKICPDGTGEFADITFADAWASSKSGYPSFEEKDGKSLIIPRTGLGEKLLNDAVLEGYLRIHAEHSLKEVALMQPYQKQRKQNMIVRYLALKMFGRNTPNYNRKLLIANAFRENPITLLKNFLGMVKRII encoded by the coding sequence ATGCTCAAAGACGTAGTGATAAAAAATGATTTATGCACAGGTTGTGGTCTTTGCGAAGCTGTTTTTGGTAAAGAGAACATAAAAATTAAGTTCAATGAAGAAGGATTTTTAAGACCATCGGGTTCTTATAAATTAAATTCTGATGAAGAAGATTTATTTGAAAAAATTTGCCCTGGAATTAATACGAAGCACAACGAATCAATAAAAGATAAAGGATACGATAGTTTTTTAGGACCTTATATTTCTATTCATTCTGGGTATGCTACAGATGCTCAACAACGATTTTCTGGATCTTCTGGTGGCGGTTTAACGGCATTGGCTTCTTATTTATTAGATTCCTCAAAGGTAGATTGCGTTCTTCATATGGGTTTTAATGAATCTAAACCCTATTTAAATGAATTTAAAGTAAGCAGAACTGCGAGCGAAGTATTAAATAATTCAGGATCAAGATATGCACCTTCTGCAACATTAATAGATTTAGTTGGTATTGTTAAAAAGTATCAAAAAATAGCCATAATTGGTAAACCTTGTGATATCGTAGGGGTCAGAAATTATATGAAAAATAATGAGCTAGCGAAAAGTAATATAAAGTATTTATTATCTTTTATGTGTGCCGGTGTTCCGAGTCAGAAAGGAACACAAAAACTTATACAAGGATTTAATTTAAAAGAGGAAAATATTTCTGAATTAAGATATCGAGGAGACGGATGGCCAGGATATTTTAAGGTGAAGGATAAACAAGGAAAGGTTCAAAAAATGACTTACAATGATTCTTGGGGTAATGTCTTGAATCGTTATTTACAATTTAGATGCAAAATATGTCCAGATGGCACAGGAGAGTTTGCAGATATTACTTTTGCCGATGCTTGGGCATCCTCTAAAAGCGGTTATCCTTCTTTTGAGGAAAAAGACGGAAAAAGTTTAATCATCCCGAGAACAGGATTAGGTGAAAAATTGCTCAATGATGCGGTTTTAGAAGGGTATCTGCGTATTCATGCAGAACACAGTTTAAAAGAAGTAGCGCTAATGCAGCCGTATCAAAAGCAAAGAAAACAAAATATGATTGTAAGGTACTTGGCCTTAAAAATGTTCGGAAGAAATACTCCAAACTACAATAGAAAATTATTAATAGCCAATGCTTTTAGAGAAAACCCGATTACCTTACTTAAAAATTTTCTAGGAATGGTGAAAAGAATCATCTAA